A window of Benincasa hispida cultivar B227 chromosome 9, ASM972705v1, whole genome shotgun sequence genomic DNA:
AGTCTTGATGTTCTAATTATTTCGAGAACATTACGCTATTTGTTGATTATAATCCTTGACCTAGTTTTGCAACTAATTGCACATTTCACTCAAGTAGGTTGCTGTTTTGGCACCAAATGTTCCAGCTACATATGAGCTTCATTTTGCTGTACCAATGGCCAGTGCAGTTCTTTGTACACTCAACATGCGCCACGATGCAACAATGGTTTCTACATTGTTGAGTCATTCAGAAGCTAAAATCATTATAGTAGACTACCAATTCCTATCTATTGTAAAGGCAGCAATCAAAATTATGTCTAAGACGACGACAAAAGAGCTGCCTCGTATTGTCattgttaaagagtttgatcatCCATCCTCCAACATCAACGGATTCGAGTCTGCTTCAAATGATTTAGAGTATGAAAGCCTTTTAGACACTGGAAAACTcgatttcaaaatcaaacatCCTAAAGATGAATGGGATCCAATTTCTCTTAACTATACGTCAGGCACAACATCAAGACCAAAGGGTGTGATTTACTCTCATAGAGGTACTTATCTCAATACTCTATCCACAATCCTTCTGAATGATATGTCCTCAATGCCTGTGTATTTGTGGACTGTTCCAATGTTCCATTGCAACGGATGGTCTTTGACTTGGGGTGTAGCTGCACAAGGCGGCACAAACATCTGCCAAAGAAATGTGACTGCCAAGGAAATCTTTACCAATATTTCTCTACACAAGGTCACTCATATGGGCGGTGCACCGACTGTGTTGAACATGATCATCAATGCACCAATTAACGAACAGAAATCGCTTCCGTGTAAGGTAACCGTAATGACTGGTGGCGCTCCACCACCTTCTCATGTACTATATAAAATGAGAGAATTTGGATTCCTTATTGTCCATTGTTATGGTTTAACTGAAACATGTGGAACAGCAACAGTTTGCCATTGGAAACCTGAATGGGATGCCCTTCCTGATGATAAGCAAGCAAAGCTCAAATCTCGTCAAGGAATGCAACATATTGGGCTAGAAGGAGTGGAAATTAAAGATCCCATCACCATGGAAAGTGTTCCAGCTGATGGGAAAACCATGGGAGAAGTTATGTTCAGAGGTAACACTGTTATGAGTGGATATTTCAAAGATTTTAAAGCAACACAAGAAGCTTTTAATGGCGGATGGTTTAGAAGTGGGGACTTAGGAGTAAGGCATCCTGATGGTTATATAGAATTAAAGGATCGTTCAAAGGACATTATAATTTCTGGAGGTGAAAACATTAGCTCAATTGAAGTTGAATCTGTACTTTTCAATCATCCATCAGTTCTTGAAGCTGCTATTGTAGGAAGGCCTGATGATCATTGGGGCGAGACTCCATGTGCTTTTGTGAATCTCAAAGATGGTTTTAATGCTACAGAAGAAGAAATCATAAAGTTTTGCAGAGATAATCTTCCCCATTACATGGCTCCAAAAACTGTTGTGTTTAAAGATTTGCCTAAATCTTCTACTGGGAAAATTCAGAAGCTTATTCTTAAGGAGGAGGCCAAGGCCATGGATAGCCTTACTAAGAGGGTGACAAAgtaattcattaaaaataaaattgtattaGATGGAACAAATTAAACAGTCAAATAAaccaaataaattaaacttataaattaatgtAGTGAGTTTGAGAAATGTCCcagataattttaattttgagatatatattaaattgagtATTGGATTAGATCAATTTGATATTGTCTTAAATTGgttttatatgattttaataTCTTTGGGCTAATTTTACTTTTGACTTTaatgaaaaagaataataaaatttttattagaaTGGATTCATGTAGGACATTTTTTTAAGAGAATGCAAAGGAGTTTATGTAATTAATTCAACTCCGGAAACTGTAtgtttaataatttatcatTTGTTATTAGCTAAAATTTCTTATTCAAAACCTTGTTAGTGTTAgaaaattgtaaattatatatatataaaagaattcaacaatccaacttttaatatatattccaAACTTAAAATTCAACCTATAATTGTTAGCTTATTCGCTAAATTATCACCAAATTGActttaaatttaactttttaaactttcatcattgtgtttaaatttataattgaaatttaaacttttaaatttagtcaaagggatctttaaatttgaaatttttatctatgacctattaaatattttttaaattccaaaaaaaaaaaagtaaaaaagtaaaaattctattatacataaaattaaattttgtatttaataatcactagaataattttttaaatggtaaaaccgcttaaaatattttatgtatGACAAAATGTCATTGCCTATTAATAATAAACTATTAAACTgggacattttactatattgaTAAATAAGttagttcattttcttttatttgaaaataaccaaaattgAGAATTCTAATAAAGACtttttttttgggttgaaaTTAAGTTCGAATTTAATGTAATAAGTCTTTATCattaagaaatatttttttttaaaggtattGTAATGAAAGTGTGGAAATGGGAAATCGAATCTCAAACCTCAAAGTCATTAGTATGAACACTATGCTAATTGAGCTATGTTTTTGTTGGCAAAACATacaaaaatggtttttatgtCATTAATATCATacaaatagttaataaaattaaatactcTTGATCCAACTATTGTAGTAAATGTTTTCCCACCTCACAAatggtttttgaaaaaattcTTTCAACTCACTGCCGCCGTTATTATtcatatttactaaattaaagTCACCAATTAATAGACCCCATTAAATTATAACCGGTTACAAAAATACCATGTTTGcccttgaaagaaaaaaaaccctaCTAATTTCCAATAACCACATACACGAACTTAGGCTATGTTtggtattgcgttaattttgtcaaaaaactattggtaaaaaatcTTAACGCAtctgataaaataaatttaaattaaatttgttaaaaactaattttaaaaagaagatttgtTTGATATATTATCTATTTCTCACCtaatcaagtatattttccatttttcataAGTTAAAATGCATCATTTAAAGAAAAGGGatattatattgatttttttaaaataaaattattttccttaatatttaaaaattgatctataataaacaaaatttatcatactaaagaattatttacaattttaaattacataaaaaaaatttaaaaaaattgattataaatctattttagttattatatctaaaataagattttttttttttatttatttaccaaacactCTAACTTACTTTTTCAAGTTTAAGCTGAAATTTTGCCAAATActaatttacttctttttacAACTCATTTTTCTGAAAGCACAGCtaccaacaattattttaaaagttgcaGCAATCCCAAACGAAGCCTTAAAATCACAAATTCAACTAATTCCATATAAacactaattttatttattaaagcacgtttgataaccatttcgctttttatttttgtttttggaaattaaatctatttcatccacattatGGTTAAATACTTAGCCAaatctcaaaaacaaaaacaacttttggaaagctatttttttaaatttccaaaatttggcttgaGTTTTTAAACtatgatgaaaaatagataacaaagaagaaatttaaagggaaaaataatgtccatagacttaattttaagaaGCAAAAACAGAAAACATAATATTTACTAATTAGTCTACCTATTAGAGATTAGGCTATGTACAACACTATCTCTTTGGGAATAGCTATAGCCATGGGCGGAGCCATGTAGGGGCCAAGTGTGCCCTCAATttatatgtgtttttttttttttaacaaattataaatttatatatataaattcaagTTGAGCAACAAAAATGGGGTTGACTTATTGGCATGTAGTGTTGTTTAGATGACAGTAAATAGGTCTTCAACTCACAAgagaaataataaattttaaagttttatttgaaaaaatggcaaaaaaatttcaaacttgtaaaaatagtaaaatgaatttaaataataaaaaatactaattagtaaaaGACCAAACTAGAAGTAAAGTAGAATTAgtgttttattaaaaatatatatttataaatatataagaaTGAGAGtgcttagatttttttattttctaaaaagatACAAACTTGGAAGTGAgggtattttgttttttttaatgaaacaatGGAGAACAAATCTTATAAAAATAGTCAATaggtatataaatatgttttgtaACAAACagttaaaccaatttaaaaagaGTCAGATAaaccaaatttgataataatattCTTAGGAGGTTGAAGAGAAGGATATGTTTCTGCcgaattattatttaaatatagtgTATTTGAAAGATTCACAGgcataaaaatatgaaaaaaaatatccaattaatttaatatacaataatgaaaaacaattcaaaacatttgaaaaaatgtgaccggataaaatgaaatttgataatatatggagatttaaaatatatttagttcAAGTAAGAttgaattgaatatttaaaatatatttagttcAAGTAAGATTAATTCAATGGATAAATAGAatctaaactaataataaaatctgCATTGAAATGCTAATTAGGTGAAGAAAATCTTACAGGGAAAGTGGAGAACTAGGAGTCAATAATTAGTAATTATCCCGTTATGATTTATGATTCTATACTTACCATATATTTGTAGTTTCATAAAACAAGGTATTGAAAATTTTCGATGCATGTCATATGAGTTGTatagattttattatttatcgattttacatttttcaaaACCAAACTCTAAAATTTGTCATGCAGTCCAATTctccaaagaaaaataaagaaaagtaggTCAACCAAtgtaaaatttagaatataataGTATGTCCTTTTTAATAAAGGATATGGACATTTAGAATATAATAATGTatcctttttttaataaataat
This region includes:
- the LOC120086816 gene encoding probable acyl-activating enzyme 1, peroxisomal, which translates into the protein MEGTDRCSANCVPLTPITFLERAAAVFGDRISLVYGNVRFTWRETLERCTKLASALVQLGISRRDVVAVLAPNVPATYELHFAVPMASAVLCTLNMRHDATMVSTLLSHSEAKIIIVDYQFLSIVKAAIKIMSKTTTKELPRIVIVKEFDHPSSNINGFESASNDLEYESLLDTGKLDFKIKHPKDEWDPISLNYTSGTTSRPKGVIYSHRGTYLNTLSTILLNDMSSMPVYLWTVPMFHCNGWSLTWGVAAQGGTNICQRNVTAKEIFTNISLHKVTHMGGAPTVLNMIINAPINEQKSLPCKVTVMTGGAPPPSHVLYKMREFGFLIVHCYGLTETCGTATVCHWKPEWDALPDDKQAKLKSRQGMQHIGLEGVEIKDPITMESVPADGKTMGEVMFRGNTVMSGYFKDFKATQEAFNGGWFRSGDLGVRHPDGYIELKDRSKDIIISGGENISSIEVESVLFNHPSVLEAAIVGRPDDHWGETPCAFVNLKDGFNATEEEIIKFCRDNLPHYMAPKTVVFKDLPKSSTGKIQKLILKEEAKAMDSLTKRVTK